TATTCTTTAGCCTTGTTTACATCTTTGTCTTTGTAATAATTAAAATAGCCCAAATAGATAGGTGCAAAAGTTGGATCCGCAGTAATACCTGTTTGATACCATTGGTTCATTACATCAAAATTGTCCTGAGACTGAAAGATTAAACCTAAATGATAATCTGCCGCGGCAAATTTCGGATCACGGTTAGAAGCCTGTGTAAATGCAGAATAGGCATTACCACCCTGATCGCCACCTAGCTTTAAGAAATTCAGACCTAAATATAATGCGGAGTTTGGATCTGTTTTATCCAAATTCATTGCTTCCTGTAATTTTGGAATAGCATAAGCGGGATCACCTAAATCTTTGTCACCATAAGCGCTTGCGCGACCAATGGCAGTACGTATAGCAGCTTGATCTACTTCTTTGTGACGCCCTTTTATCTTGTCGGCCAAAGTAATTGCCTGTTCAAATTTTTGTTCTGCGGCATCATTTTTATGATTGATATAATCAATTTCACCCAGGCCCACCAAAATCCATGGGCTGTTCAAACTTGCAGCTTTTTGATATAAAGCCAATGCTTTACCCGTACCGTCGGTTTCTCCATTTTTATTTTCCAAGTATACTTGCCCCAACCAGTAAATACTTTGACCATCTTGAGGGTTTTTCTGAACTACTTGTTGGAATGTTTGTTCTGCGCTTGTGAATTTACCATAGTAGAGGGCTTGAATACCATCCTCTAGTTTTTGCGCTGAGGCAAATGCTATACCACTTGCTAAAGCCAGAAAACTTAAAACAATCTTCTTCATTTTCTTCGATTTGATTTTTTATTTATTTGTTTAATGAAATATTGCAAACAGCAGGTCTACAATAATTCTTTCCAAGGTTATAAAATTTTAAGCTACTTTTTTTTGGTAGCAAAATCATTTACTGTCCTAATTGTAAAGTTCATTTTTGCAGGAACTAAATTTCCTCTTCTAAAAATTAATTGCCCCCGTTGAAAACTTAAAAAGTTATAGAACGAGGTTCCCAAACCAATATAATTGTCCTTTAATACACAATACAAAGGACGTACCAAAGGATATTGCATATTATAAATAGTGGATTGAGATGGTCTGGCAAATACGCCGGTTGAATCCGGTATCTTACACTCAACATAAGCTAAATGTACTTTGTTGAAATAAGCTAATTGTTCTGGATCATCTGCATTCCCCACCCAACTCGAACCCACAAAACCAACAGCGTTTTTATTTGAAGCAACTAAATCAATCACTTGTTTACTACCTTTTGCGCCACTTACATTATTACCAAAAGATTTTCCATGAGTAATAGAGTCTAATAAATACCTTACAGTGCTTGTTGCATTTTCCCCGTCTAAAATTACTTGATAGGGTTGTTTATTATTGCTGGTGAGCATCTTGTCCAATTCTTTTAGGGAAAACACAGAATCACTTGCATCTGCATTTACAATCATGGAAACAGCATCAAAAGCAATTATAGAAAAGCGAGGTCTATGACCTAATTTACTATTATAATATTTGCTTTCATCTTCCTTAAGACCTCTGGCAACGATAATCATATTGGTGCTATCTTTCTCAAAATCCCGAAAGCAATCTGCTTCCGGTTCATATTTTACTATAATATGTGCTTTTGGAAAAGAAGATTCAAATACCATTATTTGTTGGCTGATGATTGGTTCAAAACTTTCATCCACGAAAAGTCTTAAAGTCCCTTGCTGAGGGTCAGCTTCAAGATCTTTTGTTCCATTTTTATTACTATTGCATGCACAAAAACTACAAAGAACTAGGCTAAAAATAAGTAGAAATTTTGTTGCATGAAAAAAAATCCTGCTTTTTTGTTTGTTGTAAAATAGCATTTTTATTTATTTAACACCTTTTTTAAACTTTAATAGTCTCTTTTAATGCCACGATAAAGCCTAAAACCTCCATATAAAACACAAAGGCCTCCAAAAATATTTAAAATTAATGGGTCTTTACTTTGCATCAATCCTTGTAAAGATTGAAAATGTTTACCAAAGAACATTAAAAAACCGATGCCCAGTATGATGAGCGCCATGACTATGTCTTTTACTGCACGCATATTGCTATAACGCTTGCGTTGTTGTTTTCTAAAATCGTCATTTATATCCATAAACTCCCTTTTCTATTTATAGATGCAAAATTTATCTTTTTAACTAAATACAAAAGATAAATATTTATAAAATATCAGCTAAACTTTCTTTTGCAGCCGAAATTGTTTTGTCCAAATCGGAATAAGAAATAGCGTTATTTAAAAACCAACTCTCAAAAGCCGATGGTGGTAAATATACACCACGCATTAGCATTGCATGAAAAAACTTTTTAAATAGACTGCT
The Arachidicoccus soli DNA segment above includes these coding regions:
- a CDS encoding PstS family phosphate ABC transporter substrate-binding protein, which produces MLFYNKQKSRIFFHATKFLLIFSLVLCSFCACNSNKNGTKDLEADPQQGTLRLFVDESFEPIISQQIMVFESSFPKAHIIVKYEPEADCFRDFEKDSTNMIIVARGLKEDESKYYNSKLGHRPRFSIIAFDAVSMIVNADASDSVFSLKELDKMLTSNNKQPYQVILDGENATSTVRYLLDSITHGKSFGNNVSGAKGSKQVIDLVASNKNAVGFVGSSWVGNADDPEQLAYFNKVHLAYVECKIPDSTGVFARPSQSTIYNMQYPLVRPLYCVLKDNYIGLGTSFYNFLSFQRGQLIFRRGNLVPAKMNFTIRTVNDFATKKK